The region AGATTTTGCAGCAGCGCGACAATCTGTATGTGAGCCTAACTCAACAGTCATTCCCGGATATTCCTTCATAATGGCTACAACTTTATTTAATTCGGCAGCCGCCACCGGTGTGATTTTTGATTTTCCTAAATCAAAGTATATTGGTTTGATATCGATTAATTTTGCTAAATCCATACCCACCATTACTTTTCCAATGTTTAAGTCAATAAGTTCGTTTAATTTAATCTCGCCCGGTTTAGAAATGGTATGATTGAAATCAATGGTTTTTGTAACATAACCGGTTTTTTCCAACGTGATTTTGAAATTTAACTTGTCCCCAACCTTGTTTCCTTTAAGTGGTTTCCTGTAATCACCGGTCGCCGCTGTTGTGTATGTGTCGAAGTCGCTATTCGTGTTTGTGTTTTTGATGGTGATTTTCACATCTCCTAATGCTTCTTTCGTTTTAGCATCCAAAACAAAAGCTAATAAAGATAAATCAGGATCTTTTTCCATTAACATAACTTTGTCAAACTCATCTTTGTCTGACATTTTGGTTGATAAAGAATCGTTCGCGTCAAAATATTTTTCTTTACTCGCTAACAAATTATATTGAGTGTCTTCTTCGATGAAATAAGTGTATTCACCTTTTTCATTTGTAGTGATGGAGTCGTTATTGATTTTAACTTTTGCATAAGGAACAATGGTTGTGTCGGAATCTTTGTCGCGGGTTTTGATGATGACATCTTTTCCACGCTTCACTTCCCGTAAAACTGTAAAGGCGTAAATGTCATCGTCCATATTTCCACTTTTTCGGTTTGAACTGATAAAGCCGGTTTTCATGTCATCGCTGAATACAATTCCGAAATCATCATAAGAGCTATTCATTGGTATACCCATATTGTATACCTTACCTAATGAACCATCAGTCTTAATTTTAATTTCATAAATATCTAATCCGCCAATTCCGTCATGTCCGTTTGATGAAAAATAAAATAAGTTATTTGGTGCAATGTAAGGGAACATTTCGTTGCCTTTAGTATTTACTTTTTCGCCCATGTTAACTGGAGTTCCCCAAACGCCTGAAGCGTCTTTTTTACTATACCAAATATCTAATCCGCCAAATCCACCCGGCATATCAGATGCAAAATACAATGTGCTGCCGTCATCCGATAAAGAAGGATGTGCGCAGTTATACGTGTTATTGTTGAATGGCATTGGCGAAACACGTTCGAATCCGTCAATATTTAAAACAGCTTCGTAAATTTCTAGTTTGTAATTTTTATCTCCACCGGCATTTTGTTTCGATGCGTTTCTCGTAAAAATTAAAGTCATTTTGTCTTTACTAAAACAAATCGGACCATTATTAAACTTAGAATCTAAATCACGCATGAATTTTTGCGGTTTCATGTATTGACCATTTCCATCACGTTCTGTGGCATAAATAGTGTAATAGTTTTTATCTGTCCAACCGTGTTCGTGTCGGATCCATTGGGTATTATTGCGAGATGAGGTAAATACTAAAATACCTTGTGCAAAAAAAGCAGGTGAAAAATCGTTTTCAGGTGAGTTAAAGTTTACCGAATCAATTTTATAGGCATCAGCATTTTTTGCATAAGTCTGCATATTGGTAATTGCCTTTACCAAAATTTTTCCACGTTCATCAGCCGAATATTCTTCGAATAATTTTTTGGCTTCTTCGTAACGACCTAATTCCATTAAGGCTTGTCCATAATAGAATTTCTGATTGGCGTCAGCGTTTCCTTTTTCAACTAATTTACCATAGCATAACGCTTTTCCCTTCGTATTGTTGGTTAATCGATAACAGTCGCCCAGTTTTGCTAATACAATCGTGTTGTTACTGTCTTTCTTAAATACTTTTTCGTATTTAGGAATCGCTTCAGCGTACGATTGACTATCGTAAAGTTTATTGGCTTTAAGCATTAACCCTTCTTGCGCAATAACGAAAGAGGAAAATGCAACGGCTGATAATGCTAAAAATATTTTTTTCATATTATTAATTAAAAATAACGTGGTGTAACAATTTTCTTTCCTTTATAAGTAAAAGTATATCCTAATGCAATCTCGTGTGAACCCTGTGAATACTTTTGGATTTTAGTTAAAGCGTAATCATACGAATAAGAGAAAACAAATTGAGGACCTAATTGAACGCCAAGCAAAATTGAAGCATCAGAGTTACTTCGGTAAGACAATCCTGCCCAAATCATTTCTTTTATTAAAAAGTTCGCATTAATGTCAAATTCAACCGGTGCATTTTGTACGGCTTTTACCATTAATTGCCCTTTTAGTTTTAAGCTTTCAGCTAAATCAAATAGGCGACCTACAGTTAAATAATAATGGAATTTGGAAGGATCCATTTTTACAATTTTAGTAGCATTACCTGAAGCATCAAATAAAACACGATCATCAATCATACGAGGAATGGAAATGCCTGCATACATTTTTTTATCACTCCAATAAGCGCCGAAACCAAAATTTGGTGCTAACATACTCGGTGAGTTTTGTGAAAGCTGAATGTCACCTGACTCTGTTGTTTTTAACTCGGAAAACTTATTTACCTGGTTGTGAATACCACCCATTAAACCTAATGCCAAATTACTGTTGGCGCTTGTTTTAATGCGGTACGCATAGCTTAAATAAACTAAATTACGGTTAAGTACTCCGATCTTTTCATTCAGGAAGCTTAATCCAATACCCATTTTATTTCCCATCATTGGTCCGTGCATGGAGAATGTAGTTGTTATTGGTCTTCCCGGAAAATTAAGCCATTGCTGACGATGTAAGGCTGTTGCTGATAAAGCATCGCGACTGCCGGCATAGCCCGGATTGATAAACATTTCGTTAAACATGTACTGTGTAAACATGGCATCGTATTGTGCCTTGGTGTCCACAACGTTAGTTAACAAAAGTAAACCAACACATGCTGCTTTGATGATATTTTTACTTGCTTTCATATTTTTAAATATCTTTTTTATTAATACTGTAATACAACAAATCCATTGACAGGTTTTATGTCACCATTCTTGAACTCAAGAATGTAATAGTAAGTTCCTTGAGGTAATTTTTGATTGCCTAAAGTTCCGTTAACGTTTGGCGTACCGTTCCATGTATTATCATAATTATCTTTTACGTAAACTTTATTACCCCAACGGTTAAATACGGTTAAGGTGGCTTCCTTACCTTTTAAACCTTTAATAACGAATAAGTCGTTTTTACCATCGTCATCCGGTGTGAAACCTTCAGGGATGAATAACTCAGTATCTTCAATAATTAATACGGTTGGTTTATTGTCAACCGGCTCGTTCCAAACACCATTACTATTCGTGTCAGGATTGTTGCCTGAATTAGAAGTGTCACTAACGGCTACCGAATTACTGCCAAGTGCGGATCCGATGGCGTAGTTACTGATTACGGTCACAGTATCAGGGAATACATTAATTGTGAAGATAATGTTACTTGTTGTGCCAGGTGCCATTACGCTGCTTGCCGGTATGATCAGATTCGCATCTGAGTTTCCGTTGTAAGCACTGTTGGCAGTTAAGCTACCTGATGCAGTTGGACCACTCTTGATTGTGTAAGTAGCAGGATTTTTAATAGTGGTTCCGAATAAACTATCCTTCACTACAACATTCTTCAATGTATCGTTTCCTAGATTATGAACAGTAATTGTGTAAGTAATATCGTAACTGCCATCGCCTAACGGACCATTTAAACTTCCTTCTTTTGTTAATCCAAAGAATTGGAATGGAGCTAAGTTTAAAGGAGTAGGAACGTTGTTGTTAGTAGGATCTCCGTCTAAGTCAGGATCTGTATCTAATCCAACTTGAGATGAGTCTGTAACAATTGTTGAAGCTGTTCCACCAACAGCCGCACCTAGAACACTGTTGTTAAATGTTCCGAATACGCCATTTGGAATCACATTAACAGTAAACACAATTGTGTCTGTTTGTCCGATTGGTAATACACTGGTCAATGTATTTGTTAAGGCTGTTGAAGTAGATCCGTTAAATGCAGGGTCTATTGTTAAACTCGAACCTGTGCTTGTAATTACCGGTGCCGAAACTACGGAGAATGCAGTCGGTGCGGGGAAGGTAGCACTTAAATTCTCAGTCAATAATACATTGTTTAATTGAGAAAACCCGGTGTTCTTCACTACTACTTTATAAGCTACGTCGTAAGAACCATTCGCGTTTAAGGTAGTTGAGCTTACAGCTTTAGCAATTCCTAATGAGTTGTTTACTGAGCAATCAATTGGAATTAATACTAATGTAGTGTCTTTGAAGCATCCGTTAATGCCAAATATTCTTATTGTATACGGTGTGTTTACTAATGGATTCGATAATGTATTTGTAATAATTCCGGATACAGGTATAACTGTTGCAGTTGCATAACTTGCGGTTCCTGTATATGTAACACCTGCAACAAAATCATATTTATCCGTGATTACAAAGTTTCCTAAAGTTATTGTTCCATCGTTGTTG is a window of Bacteroidota bacterium DNA encoding:
- a CDS encoding OmpA family protein — encoded protein: MKKIFLALSAVAFSSFVIAQEGLMLKANKLYDSQSYAEAIPKYEKVFKKDSNNTIVLAKLGDCYRLTNNTKGKALCYGKLVEKGNADANQKFYYGQALMELGRYEEAKKLFEEYSADERGKILVKAITNMQTYAKNADAYKIDSVNFNSPENDFSPAFFAQGILVFTSSRNNTQWIRHEHGWTDKNYYTIYATERDGNGQYMKPQKFMRDLDSKFNNGPICFSKDKMTLIFTRNASKQNAGGDKNYKLEIYEAVLNIDGFERVSPMPFNNNTYNCAHPSLSDDGSTLYFASDMPGGFGGLDIWYSKKDASGVWGTPVNMGEKVNTKGNEMFPYIAPNNLFYFSSNGHDGIGGLDIYEIKIKTDGSLGKVYNMGIPMNSSYDDFGIVFSDDMKTGFISSNRKSGNMDDDIYAFTVLREVKRGKDVIIKTRDKDSDTTIVPYAKVKINNDSITTNEKGEYTYFIEEDTQYNLLASKEKYFDANDSLSTKMSDKDEFDKVMLMEKDPDLSLLAFVLDAKTKEALGDVKITIKNTNTNSDFDTYTTAATGDYRKPLKGNKVGDKLNFKITLEKTGYVTKTIDFNHTISKPGEIKLNELIDLNIGKVMVGMDLAKLIDIKPIYFDLGKSKITPVAAAELNKVVAIMKEYPGMTVELGSHTDCRAAAKSNMALSMARAKASASYIASKGIPRTRITGKGYGETKLLNGCACEGKLTSNCTEEDHALNRRTEFIVTKFKEIPKK
- a CDS encoding type IX secretion system membrane protein PorP/SprF, whose translation is MKASKNIIKAACVGLLLLTNVVDTKAQYDAMFTQYMFNEMFINPGYAGSRDALSATALHRQQWLNFPGRPITTTFSMHGPMMGNKMGIGLSFLNEKIGVLNRNLVYLSYAYRIKTSANSNLALGLMGGIHNQVNKFSELKTTESGDIQLSQNSPSMLAPNFGFGAYWSDKKMYAGISIPRMIDDRVLFDASGNATKIVKMDPSKFHYYLTVGRLFDLAESLKLKGQLMVKAVQNAPVEFDINANFLIKEMIWAGLSYRSNSDASILLGVQLGPQFVFSYSYDYALTKIQKYSQGSHEIALGYTFTYKGKKIVTPRYF